CACCAGCGCCTTTATCGCTGGAATCTTTGGGCGGACGAGGCGTTCTCCCTTCCATGATGTCGTCAATCTGATCACTGTCGATGGTTTCATACTGCATTAACGCATCAGCCATCATATCGAGCTTATCGCGATTCTCTTCCAGAATAGTCGCTGCACGGGTGTAACACTCATCAATCACACGACGCACTTCCTGATCAATCAGTTTGGCTGTTTCACCGGAAACATTGGAGCCACCGCCGCCGCTGCCATAGTTCTTGCCAAGGAAGACTTCGCCTTCGTCTTCGTCGTACATCAGCGGTCCGAGCTTTTCAGACAGACCCCATTTGGTGACCATGCTACGAGCAATCTGGGTAGCACGCTGGATATCGTTAGAGGCACCAGTGGTGACACCATCTGCGCCCAGGGTCATTTCTTCAGCGATACGACCACCGAACAGAGAACAAATCTGGCTCATCAGTGCCTGCTTGCTCTGACTGTAACGATCTTCCTCTGGCAGGAACATGGTCACACCCAGCGCACGACCACGAGGAATAATAGACACCTTATAAACAGGGTCGTGATCTGGCACCAGACGACCAACAATAGCATGACCTGCTTCGTGGTAGGCTGTGTTGCTCTTTTCCTTGTCGCTCATCACCATGGACTTGCGCTCGGCACCCATCATGATTTTGTCTTTTGCCAGATCAAATTCATGCATACCTACCATGCGCTTGTCAGCACGAGCCGAGAACAGTGCCGCTTCGTTCACAAGGTTGGACAGGTCCGCACCGGAGAAGCCGGGAGTACCACGCGCGATCACCGCTGGCTGAACATCATCAGCTACAGGTACTTTACGCATGTGAACTTTAAGAATCTGTTCACGACCACGAATATCCGGCAAACCCACGACAACCTGACGGTCAAAACGACCAGGACGCAACAGCGCGGGGTCAAGTACATCAGGACGGTTAGTTGCTGCAATAACAATAATACCGTCGTTTGCTTCGAAGCCGTCCATTTCAACCAGCAACTGGTTCAGAGTTTGCTCACGCTCGTCGTGACCACCGCCCATACCGGCACCACGATGACGACCCACCGCATCAATCTCATCGATGAAGATAATGCAGGGAGCCTGTTTTTTAGCCTGTTCAAACATATCGCGGACACGGGACGCACCCACACCCACAAACATTTCAACAAAGTCAGAACCGGAAATAGTGAAGAACGGCACCTTGGCTTCACCGGCAATAGCTTTTGCCAGCAGGGTCTTACCCGTACCCGGAGGACCGACCATCAGCACACCACGGGGGATACGCCCGCCCAGACGCTGGAACTTGCCGGGATCTTTCAAAAAGTCCACCAGCTCCTGTACGTCTTCCTTGGCTTCTTCAACACCTGCCACATCGGCAAAGGTGGTTTTGATCTGATCTTCCGACAACAGGCGCGCCTTGCTTTTACCAAAGCTCATGGGGCCGCCTTTGCCGCCACCACCGCCCTGCATCTGGCGCATAAAGAACATAAAGACGGCAAGGATCACCAGAATCGGGAAACTGGCCACCAGCAACTGTGTCCAGATGCTCTGCTTTTCAATCGGTTTGGATTCAATCTGCACGTTACCACGCAACAGCTCGTCCATCAGCTGATTATCGGGCACGGCAGGCGGCAGGTTGGTTTCAAAACGTTCGCTGCTGTTAAGAACACCATTGATGGTATAACCGTCGATCACGACCTTACTGACCTGCCGGTTTTCGACCATGCTGATGAAGTCAGAATAATTGACCTTCTGCGTGGTCGTCTGCATACCATCGAAGTTTTTGAACACGGTCAACAGCACCAATGCGATGATGACCCAGAGAATTAAATTTTTCGCCATATCATTCAAAGGGCTACCCTCTCTTGAACGTACTGAAGCCTGGGATAGTCGGTCGGTTTGGGCATGTGTACCGGCTCTGCTCTCTTTATTTGGTTAATCGTCACCTGTAACAATACACGATTGGGCGTTCAGGCGACAGTCATCAACAATCTATATAGCCAATAGAAAAAAGTAATTACACGTCCTTACAAAACGCTTAACTTTTAACCTTTAAAGCCCTTTGCCAACAGATACACTTCCCGGGAACGAGCCCTTGATGCATCAGGCTTGCGAGTGATGACTTTGGTAAATGAAGAACGTAAATCCTTCAGGTATTCTTCAAAGCCTTCTCCCTGGAACACCTTGGCAAGAAATACACCATTCTTACGCAACACCTGTCTTGCCAGATCCAAAGCCAACTCGACAAGATACATTGCTTTAGGCTGATCTACAGAGTGTGCTCCACTCATATTGGGGGCCATATCGGAAATTACAAGGTCTACTTCGTCAGAACCTATCGCTCCAAGGATCTCTTCGAGCACTTGGTCTTCGGTAAAGTCACCCTGTACAAAGGTGGCACCGGCAATAGGGTCCATAGGCAGAATATCGGAAGCAACAATACGGCCACTGTCTCCAATAATTTCCGCAGCCACCTGAGTCCAGCCACCCGGGGCTGCACCAAGATCCACCACTCTCATACCGGGACGAAACAGTTTATCTTTCTCGTGAATCTCCAGTAGCTTATAGCTGGCACGAGAGCGCCAACCATCTTCCTGGGAACGCTTAACATACTGATCATCAAAATGTTCCTGCAGCCAACGCTTACTGCTCTTTGAGCGTGAGGAGCTGGAGCTTTTGGATCGGGTCATGACTTACCTTACGATTAACCTAACGGGAAACAAGGGGGGAACAAGTTCAGGATTTAGTGGTCGAACGCTTCACTTGTTCAAATAACACACTCGCTAAGCGTACAGCGAGAATGTAGAATAATGAACTTTTCACTCTAGCAATATAGGTCTCAGCATGAGGCATGCTTGGTTTTTTCTATCAGGTATCCTTCTATAGAGCCAGAAAACTATAGCGTTAGAAAACCCCAAAGTAAGCGCCTGATTGCTATGGCTGTATTGCAATCCGGCCATTGTATTGTTCAGCCTCAGGATTGTGCAATCATGAGTCTATCTACTGATAGAAAAAAACATTTCCGTTCCCTGGGCCACAAGCTCAAGCCTGTCGTTATGGTCGCCGGCAAAGGCATGACTGAAGGCGTTGTTGAAGAGGCACTGCGCGCCCTGACCGATCACGAACTGATCAAGGTAAAATTCGCAGTGGGTGATCGTGACGTTAAAAAGGCAATGATCGACGAACTGGTCAAGCAAACCGAATGTGAACTGGTACAAACTATTGGCAACATCGCTCTTGTTTATAAAGAGAATAAAGATGCCAAGCCCAACCTGTCCAACGTAAAGAGCTTCTGATTCTCTTTCGCAGGATTTGCGATCCCTGCGGATCGCAAATCTACTACGAAGTAAATCATGTCTGCAACCTTATAGCGGCTTCAAAACAAGCTTCATTGTTGTTCCTTCAACAGATGAAGAAAACGGCGTTTTTCCTTTAAAAGTAAACGAGCAACAATC
Above is a window of Endozoicomonas montiporae CL-33 DNA encoding:
- the ftsH gene encoding ATP-dependent zinc metalloprotease FtsH; translation: MAKNLILWVIIALVLLTVFKNFDGMQTTTQKVNYSDFISMVENRQVSKVVIDGYTINGVLNSSERFETNLPPAVPDNQLMDELLRGNVQIESKPIEKQSIWTQLLVASFPILVILAVFMFFMRQMQGGGGGKGGPMSFGKSKARLLSEDQIKTTFADVAGVEEAKEDVQELVDFLKDPGKFQRLGGRIPRGVLMVGPPGTGKTLLAKAIAGEAKVPFFTISGSDFVEMFVGVGASRVRDMFEQAKKQAPCIIFIDEIDAVGRHRGAGMGGGHDEREQTLNQLLVEMDGFEANDGIIVIAATNRPDVLDPALLRPGRFDRQVVVGLPDIRGREQILKVHMRKVPVADDVQPAVIARGTPGFSGADLSNLVNEAALFSARADKRMVGMHEFDLAKDKIMMGAERKSMVMSDKEKSNTAYHEAGHAIVGRLVPDHDPVYKVSIIPRGRALGVTMFLPEEDRYSQSKQALMSQICSLFGGRIAEEMTLGADGVTTGASNDIQRATQIARSMVTKWGLSEKLGPLMYDEDEGEVFLGKNYGSGGGGSNVSGETAKLIDQEVRRVIDECYTRAATILEENRDKLDMMADALMQYETIDSDQIDDIMEGRTPRPPKDSSDKGAGGEGGEKVEASEEQPEAKAPKADDAGDADQDKKDDTIGGPASEQA
- the rlmE gene encoding 23S rRNA (uridine(2552)-2'-O)-methyltransferase RlmE, translating into MTRSKSSSSSRSKSSKRWLQEHFDDQYVKRSQEDGWRSRASYKLLEIHEKDKLFRPGMRVVDLGAAPGGWTQVAAEIIGDSGRIVASDILPMDPIAGATFVQGDFTEDQVLEEILGAIGSDEVDLVISDMAPNMSGAHSVDQPKAMYLVELALDLARQVLRKNGVFLAKVFQGEGFEEYLKDLRSSFTKVITRKPDASRARSREVYLLAKGFKG
- the yhbY gene encoding ribosome assembly RNA-binding protein YhbY, with translation MSLSTDRKKHFRSLGHKLKPVVMVAGKGMTEGVVEEALRALTDHELIKVKFAVGDRDVKKAMIDELVKQTECELVQTIGNIALVYKENKDAKPNLSNVKSF